The Alnus glutinosa chromosome 1, dhAlnGlut1.1, whole genome shotgun sequence region aaaaatgatgaaaTCACTTTGAGAGAAAATGCTAAGTCAATttctagaaaaaataaaataaaaaatgacccATAAGCAAAGTTAGACGGAAATTTACAACAATCATTTATAACGTCCAACAGCTAAGGAGCTCGCCCGAATAAGCATTCGGGCTCCTAACAGAATCGCCCAGTAATTTTTGGGGCATTCCTGTGTACAACCAAGGAGCTCACCCGTTTCAGAATGAGCTCGAACAAGGGGGGCATTGCCTTCCATTTGCACTCCATGCAGGAAGAGCCCCGTTCGTTTCAATATGAAAAAATGCAGCAGCAAGAGGTAGCAAAGTACAACTCCCCAGCACAAGCGTcaagcaaaacaaaaggaaattgGAAAAATAATCTGTCAAGAATGCAAGAAACAGCATTCATCAAATGACCAAAACTCCATAAAAGAACTTTTAGCTCAAAGAATACCTTCCGCAAACATTTGGATGGATGAGAATACAAAAAGGACATTGACAATGGTTTGTGCCACCagctaaaattattttttacaaccCTTGACCACCAAGATATGAAGAAACCAATAGCACCACATTAACAGACGAAAAGTTCACTGGAACAAAAAGATATCGTCACTAATCTACCTTATTGCCCTCCACCAAATAAGTCCAGCCTTCCACTCACACCAAGGGTAGTTAATTAGCCTAGGGCTTAAGTGCCACGGCGAGCCCAATCTTCGCGCTCTTTTCAATTGCCCTAGTATCCACCTCTCCTGAGATGGTGAAGAGGGATCTTGGGCGCCACTCATGCTGGATGAGAGCACTTGCCCTTCCATAGTTGTTCACTCTAGCCTTCACCAAGGTTAAAGGGTCAAGCGCATGCTGCGTGCCAATTGTGAGGGTGTTCTCATTGCTTGAAAAGCTATGTGACAGCTCTGCACCAACAGCTGTGCTGGTCAATGGGCTCACTGTGTGGTAGTATGAAGCATTAAGGGTGTCACCTTTATCATTCCTGTATTCACCAGTGATAACATCTCATTAATCAGGGAAAAAAATATCAACCTATACCTGCATGTGGTAGAAACGCTATTCTAAAGCACTAGATAACACTCAATTTTAACTCAAACGGAACTATTTagtaaagagagaaagaaatcccatTGCGTAAAAAGAAATACTCACACTGTCAGGGAAGCAATGAGGTCAGACAAAGTGTAACTCAACCCAGCATTCACTTTTGTAAAGTTCCCAGAGGCAGTGTCAAATGAAAGATCTGTCCCAAGAGAAACGGCATTGTTTCCAACAACACCAGAAAAGTTCACAATAGGATTGGCAGTCAATCCAATGCTGGTGCTTATTCCAGCATACTCATGCTGGTATTGGAGTTCCACCTGTCATCAAAATCGCCGGTAACTTGAGTCAAAGTGTATCAGTGTATGTCTATCTCTAGCACAAGTGAGGTGCTCCTCAATGCAGCTGAAAAGCTCACACATACGTGAGGCAAAAGTATAAACTTGTTATACAGAGACAAATGTTTTTCTTACCTTACCAGACCTCTGATCAGGAACAATAAAGCTAAAGATAGTCTTGAGTCCAGGTGCAGGTTCATCAACAGTAACCGTTGCAAGAAGCTACAAGAAGTTCATGTACCGTTGTCAGTGAAACAACTAAAGCATTAATATGACCTTATACATTGATTTTCAGATGAACTTTTGCGATGCACATTAAGTATCAATATAACCCTTttactgtatatagttttgTGTGTAAAGCGAAAATCAAACCACTAGTAATTTAtataaacactaaaacaaaaaatgctGAAAAATGAAATGGTTAGCCATGgttatattgaaaaaaatagggTAGAAAAGACCATCATTATGGGGATCAACAAAACAGAAACCCCAAATCTGAATATTCACCATATTCTTAACGTCAAATCAAATCATGTATAATAAAATTGTTTACATCTTTGACCCCTGAATAATATCTAATGGATAAAAATCACTAACACATTAATAAATGTAGTATGGTAGTATTACTATAGCaatttaatgtttatatttaaggaacaaaactatCATAATATCAATTATCGGCATCTCGAAATCCACTATGCTCTCTATCCAATGGTGATGCAAAACCAACTGTTGAGATCTAGGTTATGTTTGCTTCAGGTCTAACGTTGCATACATTCAAGATTagatagtatttttttaattcacaaagagatatttattgaaaattgaaaaagggAATTAATAGATATGTCCAAGAAGCTTTAATACATACATTAGAGTTAGTGTCCACTTTTATGTCAGTTGTgatgttcttgttcttcagctGAGTGCTCACATCTGCCAGAAACAGCTCGCCCTTCTTAATTCCAGTTGAAGTGATTGCCTGAGCATGTGTAATGAATGGAATGGTtagacttaaaaataaaaaaataaaacgggTCAAGGCATATGCAAAGTGGAAAATAGCAACTAATGCAGCATATAAAGCAGATTACTGAATCTAAACAAATTATAGATCAACCAAAAGATTTCATTATGTGGAATGTGGTGTGACTGCAGACCCAAAACATTCAGAAACATACAAGAGG contains the following coding sequences:
- the LOC133868039 gene encoding mitochondrial outer membrane protein porin of 36 kDa; the protein is MGKGPGLYSDIGKRARDLLYKDYQSDHKFTVTTYTSTGVAITSTGIKKGELFLADVSTQLKNKNITTDIKVDTNSNLLATVTVDEPAPGLKTIFSFIVPDQRSGKVELQYQHEYAGISTSIGLTANPIVNFSGVVGNNAVSLGTDLSFDTASGNFTKVNAGLSYTLSDLIASLTVNDKGDTLNASYYHTVSPLTSTAVGAELSHSFSSNENTLTIGTQHALDPLTLVKARVNNYGRASALIQHEWRPRSLFTISGEVDTRAIEKSAKIGLAVALKP